From the Flavobacterium galactosidilyticum genome, one window contains:
- a CDS encoding sulfatase family protein yields MHKIKSIIICCLLSSSIFSQQKPNVVLIYVDDLGYGDLSCYGATKISTPNIDKLAKQGIRFTNAHATSATCTPSRFALMTGIYAWRKAGTGILLGDAALIVPTDKTTLPSLFQKAGYQTGIVGKWHLGLGDQLEKEWNGELKPGPNEVGFDYSFIFPATADRVPSVFVENHKVVALDSSDPIQVDYYKKVGNDPTGKENPELLKMRSSLNHGHNNTIVNGIGRIGYMSGGNKARWTDEEMPLTFLAKAKEFIENNKKQPFFLYYTLTEPHVPRMPSTMFKGKSNLGYRGDAILQMDWTVGEIMKQLESLGIAKNTMIIFSSDNGPVLDDGYEDEAVSKLNGHTPAGVLRGGKYSTFEGGTRVPLIVSWPSKTKPAVSDAMVSQIDFMSSFSKMLNIKPKDIEITDSEDMLNVLLGKSTKGRTVLVEQGINSLAIRKDHWKYIEPNKGPTINVLTNTELGNNPLPQLYDLQNDLGEKNNLAAQKPEITNELASLLQKIKAQKD; encoded by the coding sequence ATGCATAAAATCAAATCTATAATCATCTGCTGCTTACTATCAAGCTCCATTTTTTCGCAGCAAAAACCTAATGTCGTTCTAATCTATGTTGATGATTTAGGTTATGGAGACCTAAGTTGCTATGGCGCTACCAAAATCAGTACGCCAAATATTGACAAACTAGCAAAACAAGGAATTCGGTTCACCAATGCACATGCAACCTCAGCAACTTGTACGCCTTCTCGTTTTGCGCTGATGACCGGAATTTATGCTTGGCGAAAAGCCGGAACTGGAATCTTACTTGGCGATGCAGCGCTAATTGTTCCAACAGACAAAACCACCTTACCTTCCCTATTTCAAAAAGCGGGATACCAAACTGGGATAGTTGGAAAATGGCATTTGGGATTAGGTGATCAACTCGAAAAAGAATGGAATGGTGAACTAAAACCTGGCCCTAATGAAGTAGGTTTTGACTATTCTTTTATTTTTCCAGCAACTGCAGATCGTGTACCAAGCGTTTTTGTTGAGAACCATAAAGTTGTTGCTTTAGATTCCAGCGATCCTATTCAGGTGGATTATTATAAAAAAGTGGGTAATGATCCAACTGGAAAAGAAAATCCAGAACTATTAAAAATGCGCTCTTCACTCAATCATGGTCATAACAACACAATCGTAAATGGAATTGGTCGCATTGGCTACATGAGCGGTGGCAACAAAGCTAGATGGACAGATGAAGAAATGCCTTTGACTTTTTTGGCGAAAGCCAAAGAATTTATTGAAAATAATAAAAAACAACCTTTCTTTCTCTATTACACCTTAACAGAGCCGCATGTTCCTAGAATGCCTTCAACTATGTTTAAAGGAAAAAGTAATCTGGGATATCGCGGCGATGCTATCTTACAAATGGACTGGACGGTAGGGGAAATCATGAAACAACTGGAAAGTTTAGGCATAGCCAAAAACACTATGATTATTTTCAGCAGTGATAATGGACCAGTACTCGATGACGGTTATGAAGATGAAGCAGTTTCAAAGTTAAACGGTCATACTCCTGCTGGTGTTTTACGCGGTGGAAAATACAGCACTTTCGAAGGTGGAACAAGAGTTCCATTGATTGTAAGTTGGCCTTCAAAAACGAAACCAGCAGTTTCTGACGCAATGGTTAGCCAAATTGATTTTATGTCCTCTTTTTCCAAAATGCTAAATATAAAACCTAAGGATATTGAAATCACTGACAGTGAAGATATGCTAAACGTGTTGTTAGGCAAATCAACCAAAGGAAGAACTGTACTTGTTGAACAAGGAATCAACTCTTTAGCAATTAGAAAAGATCATTGGAAATATATCGAGCCAAATAAAGGCCCAACAATAAATGTATTAACCAATACTGAATTAGGAAATAATCCTTTACCGCAATTGTATGATTTACAAAATGATCTTGGAGAAAAAAATAATCTTGCGGCACAAAAGCCAGAAATCACGAATGAATTGGCAAGCTTATTGCAAAAAATAAAAGCTCAAAAAGACTAA